The Litoribrevibacter albus genome segment AAGAACGACCGACACTCCACTCGCGACCAACCACTTCCTTGCTACAGCGTGCATCTCAGCTCACTCCTACATATCCATCATTTCAACGATGATAGTTTTGATTATGAAACCAAAAATACCCAACCCCAATACGGTAAAAATTATAATAGTTCCGAATTTGCCCGCATTGGAGTTTTTCGCTAAATCCCACATGATAAAGAACATAAAACCAATCAGCGTCGAAACACCGATGATCATTGCATAGTTTTCAATTTGTTCTGCACTCATGGCTTTTCACCCCAACCTGTACGACCTAAAAAATATCGCG includes the following:
- a CDS encoding DUF2788 domain-containing protein; this encodes MSAEQIENYAMIIGVSTLIGFMFFIMWDLAKNSNAGKFGTIIIFTVLGLGIFGFIIKTIIVEMMDM